One window of Streptomyces sp. SUK 48 genomic DNA carries:
- a CDS encoding serine/threonine-protein kinase, with translation MRPVGSKYLLEEPLGRGATGTVWRARQRETAGAEAAVAGQPGETVAIKVLKEELASDPDIVMRFLRERSVLLRLTHPNIVRVRDLVVEGELLALVMDLVDGPDLHRYLRENGPLTPVAAALLTAQVADALAVSHRDGVVHRDLKPANVLLRQRDGEMHPMLTDFGIARLADSPGLTRTQEFVGTPAYVAPESAEGRPQTSAVDVYGAGILLYELVTGRPPFSGATSLEVLHQHLSAEARRPSTVPDPLWTVIERCLRKNPLERPSAENLARALRVVAEGIGVHANSAQIAAAEGVGALLAPDPAPTSVPGEPGIAGAADPTQVLPTGSPQGSYDPNGATSVLPHTAGPTGAADPTAVLPHTGAADPTAVLPNTGPQGAGPDQPHPWQNQLRAARDRNEQTQIQYLSPEDDPLHHRPQRQVARPQQQPRQAPQPRPQQPQQRGRQQGQGQGQQGYQQGYGYATQQPQQHQPQRRPQQYDPPPQPQRPAREPRAPRQRSANPMKIPGLGCLKGCLFTIVILVVASWLIWELTPLHTWVGQGRGYWHELSHWANQAGRWMKDLGGGN, from the coding sequence GTGCGGCCAGTCGGCAGCAAGTACCTGCTTGAGGAGCCGCTCGGACGCGGCGCCACAGGCACCGTCTGGCGTGCCCGCCAGCGCGAGACCGCGGGCGCGGAGGCGGCCGTCGCCGGCCAGCCGGGCGAAACGGTCGCGATCAAGGTCTTGAAGGAAGAGCTGGCGAGCGACCCGGACATCGTGATGCGCTTCCTGCGCGAGCGCTCCGTCCTGCTCCGGCTCACCCACCCGAACATCGTCCGGGTCCGCGACCTGGTCGTGGAGGGCGAGCTGCTGGCGCTGGTCATGGACCTGGTCGACGGCCCCGACCTGCACCGCTACCTGCGCGAGAACGGCCCCCTGACGCCGGTCGCCGCCGCCCTGCTGACCGCGCAGGTCGCCGACGCGCTCGCCGTGAGCCACCGCGACGGCGTCGTGCACCGCGACCTGAAGCCCGCCAACGTGCTGCTGCGGCAGCGGGACGGCGAGATGCACCCGATGCTGACCGACTTCGGCATCGCCCGCCTCGCCGACTCCCCGGGCCTGACCCGCACCCAGGAGTTCGTCGGCACGCCCGCCTACGTCGCCCCGGAGTCCGCCGAGGGCCGCCCGCAGACCTCCGCCGTCGACGTCTACGGCGCCGGCATCCTGCTGTACGAGCTGGTCACCGGCCGTCCACCGTTCTCCGGCGCCACCTCGCTGGAGGTGCTGCACCAGCACCTCAGCGCCGAGGCGCGCCGGCCCTCCACCGTGCCGGACCCGCTGTGGACGGTGATCGAGCGCTGCCTGCGCAAGAACCCCCTGGAGCGGCCCAGCGCCGAGAACCTCGCGCGCGCCCTGCGGGTCGTCGCCGAGGGCATCGGGGTGCACGCGAACTCCGCCCAGATCGCGGCGGCCGAGGGCGTCGGCGCGCTGCTGGCCCCCGACCCGGCCCCGACCTCGGTGCCGGGCGAGCCGGGCATCGCCGGCGCGGCGGACCCCACGCAGGTGCTGCCGACCGGGTCCCCGCAGGGCTCGTACGACCCGAACGGCGCCACCAGCGTCCTGCCGCACACCGCGGGGCCCACCGGTGCCGCCGACCCCACCGCCGTCCTGCCGCACACCGGCGCGGCCGATCCGACGGCCGTGCTCCCGAACACCGGACCGCAGGGCGCCGGGCCCGACCAGCCGCACCCCTGGCAGAACCAGCTGCGGGCCGCCCGGGACCGCAATGAGCAGACGCAGATCCAGTACCTCTCCCCGGAGGACGACCCGCTGCACCACCGGCCCCAACGGCAGGTGGCCCGCCCGCAGCAGCAGCCGCGGCAGGCGCCGCAGCCGCGCCCCCAGCAGCCGCAGCAGCGCGGCCGGCAGCAGGGGCAGGGCCAGGGCCAGCAGGGGTATCAGCAGGGGTACGGCTACGCGACCCAGCAGCCGCAGCAGCACCAGCCGCAGCGCCGGCCCCAGCAGTACGACCCGCCGCCGCAGCCGCAGCGGCCCGCGCGGGAGCCCAGGGCGCCGCGGCAGCGCAGCGCCAACCCGATGAAGATCCCCGGGCTCGGCTGCCTGAAGGGCTGCCTGTTCACGATCGTCATCCTGGTGGTGGCGAGCTGGCTGATCTGGGAGCTGACCCCGCTGCACACCTGGGTCGGCCAGGGCCGCGGCTACTGGCACGAGCTGTCCCACTGGGCGAACCAGGCGGGCCGCTGGATGAAGGACCTGGGCGGCGGCAACTGA
- the prfB gene encoding peptide chain release factor 2: protein MAVVDVSEELKSLSSTMESIEAVLDLDKMRADIAALEEQAAVPSLWDNPDEAQKITSKLSHLQAEVRKAEALRGRIDDLSVLFEMAEEEDDPDTRAEAESELASVRKALDEMEVRTLLSGEYDSREALVNIRAEAGGVDAADFAEKLQRMYLRWAEQRGYKTELIETSYAEEAGIKSTTFSVQAPYAYGTLSVEQGTHRLVRISPFDNQGRRQTSFAGVEVLPVVEQSDHVEIDESELRIDVYRSSGPGGQGVNTTDSAVRITHLPTGIVVSCQNERSQIQNRATAMNVLQAKLLERRRQEEQARMDALKGDGGNSWGNQMRSYVLHPYQMVKDLRTEHEVGNPEAVFNGEIDGFLEAGIRWRKQQEK, encoded by the coding sequence GTGGCAGTCGTCGATGTATCCGAAGAGCTGAAGTCCCTCTCCTCGACCATGGAGTCGATCGAGGCCGTCCTGGACCTCGACAAGATGAGGGCAGATATCGCCGCGCTTGAGGAGCAGGCGGCGGTCCCGTCCCTGTGGGACAACCCGGACGAGGCGCAGAAGATCACCAGCAAGCTCTCCCACCTCCAGGCCGAGGTCAGGAAGGCGGAGGCGCTGCGCGGTCGCATCGACGACCTCTCGGTCCTCTTCGAGATGGCCGAGGAGGAGGACGACCCGGACACCCGCGCCGAGGCCGAGTCCGAGCTGGCCTCCGTACGCAAGGCGCTGGACGAGATGGAGGTCCGTACCCTCCTGTCCGGCGAGTACGACTCCCGCGAGGCCCTGGTCAACATCCGCGCCGAGGCCGGGGGCGTCGACGCCGCCGACTTCGCCGAGAAGCTCCAGCGCATGTACCTGCGCTGGGCCGAGCAGCGCGGCTACAAGACGGAGCTCATCGAGACGTCGTACGCCGAAGAGGCCGGCATCAAGTCGACCACCTTCTCCGTGCAGGCGCCGTACGCCTACGGCACCCTCTCCGTCGAGCAGGGCACCCACCGCCTGGTGCGCATCTCGCCCTTCGACAACCAGGGCCGCCGCCAGACCTCCTTCGCCGGTGTCGAGGTGCTGCCCGTGGTCGAGCAGTCCGACCACGTCGAGATCGACGAGTCCGAGCTGCGGATCGACGTCTACCGTTCCTCCGGTCCCGGTGGCCAGGGCGTCAACACGACCGACTCCGCGGTCCGCATCACCCACCTGCCCACCGGCATCGTGGTCTCCTGCCAGAACGAGCGGTCGCAGATCCAGAACCGCGCCACCGCGATGAACGTCCTCCAGGCCAAGCTGCTGGAGCGCCGCCGCCAGGAGGAGCAGGCCAGGATGGACGCCCTGAAGGGCGACGGCGGCAACTCCTGGGGCAACCAGATGCGTTCGTACGTGCTCCACCCGTACCAGATGGTCAAGGACCTGCGCACCGAGCACGAGGTCGGCAACCCCGAGGCCGTGTTCAACGGCGAGATCGACGGTTTCCTGGAAGCCGGAATTCGCTGGCGCAAGCAGCAGGAGAAGTAA